TTCTTTGGAAATGGTGCCTGGAATGTAACAGTACTATATACACTTTCCTGCTACAGACTACAATAACCTCACATACTTGCTCCAATGCCTCATCTCGAAATGGGAAAATGGCCACCACATTCTGGtactcctcctctgttgcaacttCAATAGGGTGGTAAGAGTCATCATCAAAGATGCTACGGAAGGTCTGAACACAGTGCTTCATAAGGATCTCGTTGTAATGTTCCTGTATctcaagcagcaaattgtgcacCGGGTCTACATGGTATCCATAGCTctgcaagagagaaagagaaaaaaagaagagttgGGGGAGAGTTTGAAGTAGTTCCACAGAGTTCAAAATCTGCCTAGATACACCTTACCCGTAGTGTTTCGCTGAACAGGAGAATGAGTTTCTTAACCTCAAGCATCAGGCTGGCTTCTGTGCAGTAGGCCTGGAATTAACCAGATCCCAAACAAACTGTCTGCACACTCAATACAGTACAAGATCTTAGCAGGCTACTTACAGTGTGTGTCCTTAATGCTGCTGttatctttaataaagcattctcCCAGACTTGGTCCAGGTATGCCTGATTCACAAGGCCGCTTGCTGTGTTCAAAATGTGGTCCTCAACAACAAAGAACCTAAGAACATAAAAATTATGCATGAATGACACGCTGTCTGATACGGTATATAAATAGAATAATTGTTTTCGTAATTATCTTTCCTACTAAGACTCTGCACTGCTGGCATCACTCACCCAACAATTTCCGCAAAATATTTACGATATCCATCACTTGTCTCGTGCTGAAAACTGTGAATGTATTAGAACCAGCATATTTAGATTCCCACGACAATAGTCAAGCAAACAATTAACGACACTGAACACACAATAAAACCCAGAATATTTACACATTACAAACTAAAAATAATATAGCATCTAGGAACAAATATGTGGCGGTCGAGTGTGGGCATTACCACTGCAACGTTACTGACGGTGTGAAGTGCAATGACAGTCAACCAAATACTGTGATAGTAATCCTACAAATCATGACACCACCATGTACTGGGAGACAAGATTTCGACCTCTAATGCTGCTATGCTCTGTATGAGGCCACATTGTTCATATATATGACAATGGCACAGTAAACAATCTGCATGACTAAGTGCTACATTTCTGGCTAATTCCTGCCACATAATGTGGTATAGTTCTGCAGACATCGGAGAGCCAGGCAACTGTCATCACCAAGCTGAAGTGTAGCAGTTATACATTATAAATTGTAAAGCGCCATCCAGATAGTGTTCCACCACAAACATTTTTTAAAGGTTTAGTAACAGTATTAAAGAGAGAAGCAAATGAAATGTTTAGAGGTGATGGTATTGGGAAGTGAGCTACCTTCCCTGCAGCAGAGGCTCTCTCCAATTGCCGCAGCCAATGTCTGCAAGTGGCACTCCTCCACTGCATTCCCCCATATCGTAGCCAAGGGTCCACGTGATGTGTATGTCACAACCCCCACCTcatttctcactctctctctataCGTTTTTCATGTGTCACACTTCCAGAGGTGGTTTCACACACTCCGTTTCATGGGAATCCCAGAGGAGTTTGCAGTCACTGCTGGCCTATTtctatgctgtaggtgcgagctgTGGCGTTGCTGGTGGGTGGGCTCTTCCGCGGAGGTGGACATATGGTAGGCTTTTGTTTAAATTTTAAGCAGTTTTTGCAGCTTCATCACCATCTGTTTTATATCCGCAGCAGGACAAAGGTCTGACACAGTGATCTTCAATTACCGCTGTCTTTCCACCATCTGACTCCATCTTATGCCTGCacatttcttaatttcatcataCCACGTAAtcctctgccatcctcgactatATTTCCCTTACCGTGGCACCcccattctctcactctaacagACCGCTGGTATCTGCTCTATTCACTGGTATCCATATTGCCGTaatcctgtctcttaatgttacaccTATCATTTTTAATTCTATTGCCCGTTATGCAGTCCTTAGCTTATCCAGTTTCTTCATTATCCTCAAAATTTCAGGCCCATAGGTTAGTACTGGTAGAGTTCACTGATTATACCCCCTTTAGGTGCCAATTCTGtttgttaaaaaaattgccttttgttttttttacatCTTTAGCACCATGAAAGACATGCAGCAGCAGAGCAGATTTTGAATTCTGTAATTTTAAGAGAGTTTTGCTGTTTTCACAAATACGAACTCCATGGCAGAGCTCTCAAAAATACTTTAACCATGAAGCATGTCAACTGAGTGTGCCAGGAAAACAGCAAGCCAGTTCAGAAATTTGACTAGGCCAAATCACTATTTTTgagaacaaagaaagaagaggacTTGCTATATAACAATGCACTAGTATCGTAGAAAACATGCCAGAAATATATCTTGTAACTCTTTTTGCAAACACATGCGGTGCATATTAATAAACTAAGCACGGCTGCAATCAGAAGTGTCTTATGATGTATGTGACATACTTATTACAGCATTACTTTCATTAGTACTCTTGCGATGTTTTCTTCGCCTTACAATTGTACATGCAGCACCTGAAGGGAGTATATACTCTTCTATTCAAGGATATCAGTAAGCTGTGAGCCATGAGTGGGAAGTGCAGCTATGTACACTTCAACCCATTTTTATTTGTCTAGAAATATTATTCGCATGATCCAGATCCATTGCCCGGATCCCCTGGTTTGTTTTAGTTTCTAAATTTATCTTTTCATGGACGTGTCATCTTAAAGTGGCCCCACGTAAATATTTTCAGCTTTCGCAATGTAGCAATATTCAGCTTTCATAATGCATCAAACTAAGGAGCTCTGTTATTTGGCCTAGTGGTGCCCATAAATgtcttatacccgtgtcacacgagCATTTGAAAGGCCTTCCAACCAATAGTTCGTTGACTCAAatgtcaagttcgagctgctacacgggcggtttcgaaggccaCCGAGTCAACAGTCtctcgagtcaacggagcaccctacaactctatcgaaagcCCAATGGTTTGAGCAACGGCAGCCACATCAAGCGGTGCAAATGTTGCCAGTTTCGCTACTCAACAGCTTAAAAACTAAACATATGTGTATAACAATGTATAGAACAATTTATTAAAATGTTTAAGCACAAAATAAAAATTCTTTTTGTGCTTTTAAGTGGATTTAAtatttaacttttggtgacacgaaaacgaaaataaagatccgcagcacCACACAATTTTTTTGTGAGAAGCGCCTGAACCACTCAATGGcttttcaaaagtgccgtgtagcactGGCCACAACTCCTTTGAGCCGATAGAGTTGTGGCATTTCAAAGGCcatcgactggaaggccttccaagtgTGCCcatgtgacacgggtattacagTTTCTTAGAAGACAATCTGCCAATATTTACTTATAAGTTTAACCTCCACAATAAGGTTATACATTTTAAAATCAGATTTGTGCCTTTTAGACAAACTCAGTTGATTTCAAAACAATTCCCTTTCATGTTAGCATCATTCCTGCTCATCATTAGTAAAAAATATCTTGGTTTGTTTTGAGCTTAAACTTCATACAAAAAGCTGCTGCGGAGGCCTGGTGGCTATGGCATTTTGCTGCCAAGCGCAAGATCACAGGTTAAGTTCTTGGCCAAAaaggctgcattccgatgggggcagaaAGTCAAAATGCTCATGcaccttttttgtttttgttttttagcatgttaaaaaagaaaacaggtagtcaaaattaattcagaccCTTCAGCTACACATCGCTCAGGTCCATTGTGCCAGCTTGGGGATGTTAAGGGGAGATGCAGGtgggaaaatgtttttttttttttttttttgacaatttccgaTTTTTTGCTTTAGATTGTTTTCAAACCTTTGAACATTCTGCTTCCTTGTCTAGAAAGAAAATCACTGACGTACTATTTTTCTGCTTCGAAAATTCCATGCTGAAAACTTCAGTTTCTATGAATACATGTATTTCAAACTTTCAATTGAAGTTTCCTCCTTTTGCATTTTCAGCAATTTTCTAAGTTAGTGCACACTTTCTTTTACAGTTCTATTCAACTTATTCCAGCGAAATTTTGTACATTTCTTCTTTAAGGTGTGCAGAATGCCTATATGTAATTGCAATGTTCTTGTGATATCATTATGCAAATTTGAGCTAACTTTTGAGAAGCgtagaaaaaaagaagcattacaacttagcaattttttttttttttttcaatattgatAAAACGTTTTCTGAGCAAAAGGATACACATTGAAGACCGCACAAATGCAAAGTATGTAATAAAAACAGTCACTTAACACTGAGTACACATAAAAGGAAAAGAATAAAAGACAACCATTTAGCACACGTAAGCAAACTACACCAGGTGTGAACTAAGCTAGCGCAACCTTTGCCCAAAAATGTCATACCATGTTCATTTGTGGTTGGAGGGCAAGCCGAGCCTGGTGCTTTCGTTGTTGGCGGTAGTAAGCTTCAAATGTATCCCGCGCTCCCAGTACACTGTAGATGTGGTGGCAGCGGTACACCGGTGAGAAATCTACCAAGTCTTGCGCACTCATATCTTCATCCTGGTCCAGCTCTTGCTTGCAGCCCTGGTTCAATGCCACCTCGCCAATGCGACCTGAATGCTTGCGGATGTTCTCAAGGAAATCTTTAAGCTCTGACAAAGATGCTTCCTTTATACGGTCACGCAGCCGTGGTATACACACTGCCATGGACTGAGCAAATCGATGCTGTGATACTCGGGGCAAATATGTGTGCTCTAGCTGTTCAATGGTTTTAAGTGCTGGGTAGTACCGACGTTCTTTCATCTGTTCCATTAATTTGGCGTAAACATCAAGCACAGGAAGACACACACTTAGGCTTCCAATTGTCCAGGCAATGTTACTTTGAATGTGACCATACTTGACTAACTCATCAGCCCGCTGCAAGACACGCTTTGCTGTTTCTTGCAACTCTTGGTCTGTTCTGGTCACCTCATTCTGgaagaaaaaaagttacataTGGGCCTCTAAGATAGATTCCCACCAAATTCAGCTTTAAGCATTTTCAGTATTCGTCACAAATTATCCCTGAATTAATAATTCACAAACGTCTTCCTTTACTTTTAATAAAATCATTATGTTAACACTTCACCAAAGCTATTTCATAGCTTTGCCATTTACAATGCGGTTAACATCAGAGTTTTCAACTCGATCAATGATCTACACTCCCCATAGAGTTTCTCAACATAacacctagagggaaatctggcgctgccgcgctgtggtatgcatgggaatgccgatATATTGCGACTTCGGATTTACATCGATCTCGGAGAGGCaggacgccttgaagacgcgcctggctagcaccgttctgtCTGTCACAATGACTCATTTCCTGCTGAAAAGCTGTTTCAgcttattattacacaaaaacatgttctgtttaattttgaggacttattattggatgtacaattatatgaagcgtaaaaagtatcagctggccactaaagttggaggacagacaaCAACATTCttgctcgctttggaacaacttgtctgttcttgcttttcttcacttcatcctgcattgtaggtgagtaaactttattgagagatgtaatatgggtgaatgaaagccttttatgaagattttattttcttcttctttctggggttttacgtgccaaaaccagttctgattatgaggcacgccgtagtggagggctccggattaattctgaccacctgggattctttaacatgcactacaacgcaagcacacgagtgtttttgcatttcgcctccatcgaaatgcagccgccgcggccgggattcgatcccacaacctcgtgctcagcagcgcaaaaattttactttaagaacgcattatttgtgtagccatattcaCGTTTTAGATGAAGCTTCATTgcacaccagccaacacaagcctcgcagacacatatcccctcattcccatgacggcacagtgcTCTTTAGGCGgcggcgccagattaccctctaggtgttatagtgagaaaacTCTACGACACCCCCATCACGCTTGGTATTAGTGTCTGTGTCAATTTAGGTGATGTTGCATACCAGTGCTTCGACTTACTTTCGTCTAGCTGCAaaatttacttcttttttttttcacaggccaCTAAGTGCAAGGTTTGATTGCTGCTGGACTCAATATGACAATGGTAACTGGATCACCAGCTGTGGTCTGCACTTATAAAGAGCCAAGCCAAATTATTTCTGAAAAGCTTTATTATAAGTAGGATACATTGTCTTCGGATTAATCTGATAAAATCCTAACACTTGCCAGTAAAGGCATTGACAACTCATATTTATTTGAAAATTTGCGAATTTCATATAAGAGAaagagagtaaactttattggagaaaaggcaaaaaaagaagaaaaatgtgggtggagcccctagtccagggccccaatggcttgagcggctcgctgggcttggtccaggagagccagctgactgtcctgttcctcgtccgcaagccatgcctcccactgccttagaaagtgttttttagtaaatttgtgtgtgttcgTTTTTAGTAAATTTGTGGTCTTCTGGCGCACGAGTGTGATGTGTGCCAATGTAGGCTTttcgccacaccacggacatttGTCTGCGTACGCGTCGCCATGTATTTGTCTTAGCTTGTGTAGATTAGGATAAATGtttgtttggagtcggcgccagtccgTCGCTTGCCGTCTGGTCAATTTTGGATGGGGCCTGCCTAACTCCAGTCTTTCCTCTCTTTGATGTTCCAATATATCTCTCGCAGTCGTTGGAAAGTCCCTACGTGGCTGGTCCGACGCTCGGATATTTAGTATCGAGCTATTCGGTCCACCCTCGTATTTCCCTCCATGCCTTCGTGTGCCAGGCACCACATGAGGCTGTGAAAATTACATAGCTTATTGCCTATGATCCTAATCACCACCCGAGGTACCGCCCCTGACAGGAAGAGGTGACACGCCGCCTGTGAGTCGGTGAGGAAAGCCGCGGATGTCCCTCTGCATTCGGcgtccttcaaagctaaagctacCGCGGTCGCCTCAGCCGTTGCCGTGCATGCGGTTTTCACTGATGCCCCTACTACCCGTTCCTGACACGTGGCGACTGCGATGTGTATGCCACATCCAGAGTAacttgcgtccgtgtagtagacgtCCGGCTTGCCTTCGAAACTCCCTCGCAATGCTCGCACCCAAGTCTCTCGTCTTCCCCCGTGGTACTTCGGGTTCGTATGTTTTGGGATTGGTGCCACGAATATACGTGCCCGAATTTCCCTATCGAGAAGTAATGTATCGTCTGCGCTATAAAACGGACGAGGTGCATACCCCAGTCTGTTCAGAACAGTTCTCCCTTGTTTGGTTTTGCTtaacctctctctctctgagacaCAAAAACGGATGCTGCGTGCTCTTCGAAGGTGTTGTACACCCCTAGCTTCTCCATCCGTTCTGTGCTGGAGCTCTGAGGGAGCCCAAGGACAGCCTTATATGCTCGTCGTATTATAATGTCCAACTGTTCAATCTCTTGTGCGGTGGTGTTTAAGTGCGGGATGCTATACGTGACTCGACTGATGACAAAAGCGTGCACTAGTCTAATTGTCTCGTCCTCCGAAAAGCCTTCTCGACTGCGCGTGACCCTGCGGATCATTTTCGCTACATTCATCACCGTGCCCTTCAACAACCATATCGCATGCTCCGCGTTGGCTTTCGGTTGAATCCATATCCGCAAAATTTTTAGGGTTTGCACTTCGCGGACTTCCTGTCCGTTCAGAGTGAGAACTCGGCCGGTTTGCCCACCTGGCATATCTTGCACGCACCCGAACGAACTCTGGCTTTTCGGGGGCGCATGTCATTCCCGCCTCCCGCGCGAAAAGCTCTACCTGGTCGATTGCCCATTGCAAAAAGTCCTGTTTTTCACCGTAGGATCCTCGAATGACACATatggtgatatcatccgcgtatatggcACTTCCTAATCTCGCTTCCCTTTCCAACTCTGTTGCTAACCTCCTTATGGTCACACTAAAGAGGAACGGAGAAAGTGGGGAGCCCTGGGGCATACCCCGGTTCAGCAGCGTGAAAGGTTCCGATCTTGTGGATGCTATTCCTATGGTCACCCTACGATTACACAGGAAGCTCTTTGCATATTGATATATTCGCTCCTCACAGCCCACTGGCTCCAGGCCCTGCAGAATGACCTCGTGAGATATTGTATCGAAGGCTTTCCACAAGTCTAAGGCCAGCACTACGTTGTCATCTGCCCCAATATGTGGGTGTAGTACCTCCTGCTGTAAAGCTAGGAAAACATCCTGCGCAGATATGTTTGGACGTAAACCAAACATGTTCGCGGGAAAAAGGTCGTTTATCTCCATGTGGCCCGCGAGTCGAGTTTGTACTACTTTTTCAAAGAGCTTTCCTGCACAGGAGGTCAGGGATATAGGCCCGAGATTTTGTATATCTcgaggcttgcccggtttcggaatCAGGATGATGTTAGCCGATTTCCATTCGATGGGGACCTCTCCTCCTTCTATCCATTTAGCCATTCTGATATTGAAAATGTTCAATGTAAATAAGAAACGTTCTTGCGGCtacactgctttttttttttatgaatcaAAGCTGTTCCTGGAGCAGGGGCTAAACTAGACAGTGAAAAACGCCTTAAAAGAGACAAAACAGTAAAAAAGAACTCCTAATTCAATTGCACCAAGAAGAAAATTTTAATAATCTCCTAATTAtgtgcaaaaaaaagaaactgaaaaacacccccaattttgcgccaaaGTAAACTACGAAAACACAACACCTTACTTATAAGTGCGGTTTAGCACCTTTGTTTTACACTTTTTAATTAGGcattgttgtgtctggcggtccttcgggacaaaaggaggccggcgccgactcagacgcgcaaATCTGGTGctcctttctcgcggccgagaattgtcacctgggactgagggattagcagttggtctccaggctatctcatgcgtcgctaaacggcagcgtcgccccttcggtgcggttccgtgaattaccagcgccgcccgaaccacgatgaggcccggcgccgattgcgacgcgccaaaatggcgccctttcgagacagccaccgctctccctggttccgcgaactgaccgctatggagaggcgaatcttgaaaggggccagtgtctggcaatcccgggggaacgacatcaaccttcggttcccaaggtgtcaaccgctgcctgtgttcgggggcgacctagcaagattggaggcggagcccggcgggaaacgacgacacatcatgtgcgggatatggccacctgatccaagatgctgattggctaaagaactacagtgtattccctcgtcgagtgaaagagggaaacgaaagggataaaaacagcgggacttgagtgttgtgggacgcttcaccatgtagagcacgcttgaccatgtagagacgttcgaccatggagaacgctctgagatgtaaacgctaccacatgcaaagatgttagcacgtagacggctccaatatcatggagcccatcttgtaaaataccatgtacagtgtatataaaacagttttctaatctccctggatatctcctcctcttggcacctggcacggcacaatacatggaaccttcgtggaccCTCGGACGTCGGCTTACGCAACAGCATATACATTTTTATACTGTGTCTTtgtgcgtggggggggggaggtgtccaaagcgccccccccccccccccccccccttagcgCCATCAGGAGAAAGGCAACCAGGAGAAAGGACATGCAGTTAAGTAAATGTTCTCATATAATGCACCAATCATTGCCAAGTGGTAATGCAGTGACTACAGTAAGGTGTGCGCTTAACCATTACAATAGAATTAAGCAGCCGAATACAATTAAAATTTCAGGTTTGGTGTGTTCACACTGTCTCGCATGTGATGAAGACCGGGAGCTCTGTGGTACCAACTTATTGTATGTACGTGCTTTGGTATAAAGCGTGAAGCAACACACTCACTTTCAGCTTTTGTGCTTTGCTCCGTACTTGCAAAAGCTCTCTGATGCAGTCAATGAAGCCCTGGTAGTGGAAGTTGCACATTTTTTCGATCTCTCTGTCGTGATCGCTGATGCGTGCGTCCAATTTTTCCAAGAACTTCTCGTGTTCGTCTCCATCATAAATAGCCCTGCGCAAAAGATCCAAATCGAAAAGTGAGTAATGAGCAACCATTCTCATTCTTTGATTGCTTTGAGTGCACAGACCGTACACACCCCCTTTTTGTCAGTCGTCGTTTACCAGAAGCTCCCGACTGTAAAACGCGATGACAAACTACGTCCGTAGTGTATCGTGCACAATTTGTTAACACGTTTTCAGCTGCTGTTATGGTAATGTTATATGCGTTTCAGTATCGGCATCTTCACGACCAACAATCTGGAGCATAAAGTACAACACTTAGCAAGTTTTAATCTACCGACTGCAAAGCTTAACATGCATGACTGACGCCTTTCTTGAACGATCGTTGCCAATACTGCGAGAAGAAATTCTAAACATTGCCGATCGTCgacacagtattttttttttttttttttttttttttctgcaaaacgATTCTATCAAGTGCCAGAAAGTCTACCTGAGCACCAGACCGACGCTGCTCGAGTCACTCGTTTCCAACTCAAAAAGTAGATGCTCATGTTCAAGTCGACCTGTCGTGCACGGGTCCGAAATTGCCTCTGGTTTGCTCTCGATCATTTCATCAGGTCAACGAAAGTAGACTGCTCTCCGTAGCGGGCCGATCATCAAAACGGAAAGGAGGACGCCTCGGACGGCACCGCAACCTACGTAACGCGCGCAGCGCCCCGAATGGAAACCGGCGATTATGTATTTTTGTTTATTATTGGCTGTCGGGTATCCAAATgagccagaaaaaaagaaagcatgctTTTTCCGCGGTTGTTTTTTGCATAAAAGTGTAGTTGCTCTCTGCTTCTGAATACACTCAAGCGTTTTGTCACCTAATGGCGCGCGAACTCAAATCAGCTGGATGGATTCATGGCTAGAATAGCGGAATGATCTCTCATTCCGTGCTGGAACGCACAACAGGCAGAACACTCACCTTCAATCTGTCGCAGACTTACGTGCGAACTGAAAAGGAGAAAACTGCTACCTTCTACGGAGGAGCAATCATAACgcaggcttttctttttctttttttttttttttttgactgcgGTGCTTTTCTGGCAGTACAAAATACGAAGAACGACGAGGGTACACAACTGCGTAGTTGCGTGCCGTCGTCTTTCTTGGTGCTTTTCTGGTACATGACAACACAAATAATGCGAATGCACGACTGCTCAGTCATGTGCCGTTCCCGTAGTCCTCCTTGGTATTGTTTCTTTTGCGCCAGAAAGGCAGCACAGTAAACCAAGACTGCTGCCGTCTTGTGCATCATAACGCAGGTGCCAAGCGTTTCGACCTCGCACAAGGatgtcttgcaaaaaaaaaaaaaaattatccggAAAAATGAAACTGGGCCTGCTCACCTGGCAACTGGGGAAATAGCTACAACACCATCCACCGCCTCCACTTCATAGATGTGGTGCTGTATTCTCTTGTTAAGAAGGGCAGTTCCACTGTCGAGAATATGATCGTCCGCCATTGAGAGACACGCACGTGAGCCTCGCAAGCCCGATTGAACAGTGGCTTGGAAGACAAACTGGTAGCACGAGCGTCTTCCGACTGTTGTCAACATCAAGTGAGCTGCAAGGTTTTATTGCTGATGTTGATAGCGGTGGTATCCGGCTACCCAGTGGACATGTGGCTACCCGCCGTACGGCAGGATCTACTCGGCGTAACTTGCTTTTGCACCGAGTCGCTCAAATAAGCACACGCTCCTTCACGCAACAGCACCAACGCCCATACTGTATAGATTAAACATAAGAAGCTGGTATACTGTCTGAGCAGATTTATATCTAGCATTTACAACGGCCACTTTCCGAAATGGGACGCactctttttttactttttttttttttttttctatggcgCGGCGTGGCCCAGCAACTAGATTGTCCGGCTAGCCTTACAAGCTGTTGCTGCATGTCTCCGAGAGCGCGAAAAGGGAAACCTGAGGGATATGGGTACTATTGCATGTACCCCCTCCTCCCTTCCATTCTGTGGGCTACGCGGATTGAAAGGGAGGTGGAGAGCACAGCTGTGCCCAAACGTAAATTTCAGTGGGGCGTACCTTCACTCTCCTCCATTACAATCCTAAAAAACATACCATCAATAGGAGGCAGTGTGTGAAGCCAGTTGCAAGTTATTTAAAAATAACACATGAGCAACCACACACACTGTCAGTGGATGTTGATGTGCAGGCTGTCAATCACTGGACGTTATATTGCAACAATGCCAGTACAATGACACTAAGCCTGGGGAGCCATGCCATGCTCCAGCAGGGGCGGCTCTCAAGGAGGACTAAGGGGGGGGGGACATGGCCAACCCCGCAAAATTTCGTCCTGCACTATCGAGTTCTCGGTGATGAAATGCCTTCCTGCATCCCCAACAAAAAATGGAGGATCATACTCTGGCCCCCAACCCACCCCCAACAAAAAATGGAGGATCATACTCTGGCCCCCAACCCACCCCCAACAAAAATATTCTGGCACCACTCCCGTGCTCCAGCCGGGACACAGGAAGATCGAGATTAATGCATACACTTACTTGCACAAATTGCAATCACAGCAAGATATTGATTCATGTTTGCATTTGATACAACATGATGCATATAGTTTGGAGAGAACGAACCTCTATTAGTTTAATATATATGCATTTTGATCTACAGAAATTTTGGCCCAATGTTTCATATCCAACAGATAAATATTCATATTTTGACAGAGTGCACTATTTGTTTTCGATAGCAGTACATTTAAAACCACCAAAAATGTTTAAAGCATTATTCCGCGGTCAAGGAAGAGTTGAGATATGTTGGTACACCTTTACTACAATAAAAAGGGTACGCAGTTAgttcttcctttttattttatatatttcatCTTGAAATAAGGAAGTTTTATCATTCAAATACAAATTTCTTGTAGCCACTAAATCTTTATTACTAGAAAGATTTATGACAGCTACTCAAAGCCTTTTTTTGACTTTACCACTGAAATAACACAGGCACTTAATAACGTTAGAGAACCATTTTATTTTCATACTCTTAGTGAACAGACATCCAATGTTCAGCTTCTAGCCAACTGAACCACTGCATTCCAAACAAGCAACAATGCTATAAGTAAGACTGT
The DNA window shown above is from Dermacentor silvarum isolate Dsil-2018 chromosome 1, BIME_Dsil_1.4, whole genome shotgun sequence and carries:
- the LOC119461012 gene encoding exocyst complex component 6B isoform X2, whose protein sequence is MIESKPEAISDPCTTGRLEHEHLLFELETSDSSSVGLVLRAIYDGDEHEKFLEKLDARISDHDREIEKMCNFHYQGFIDCIRELLQVRSKAQKLKNEVTRTDQELQETAKRVLQRADELVKYGHIQSNIAWTIGSLSVCLPVLDVYAKLMEQMKERRYYPALKTIEQLEHTYLPRVSQHRFAQSMAVCIPRLRDRIKEASLSELKDFLENIRKHSGRIGEVALNQGCKQELDQDEDMSAQDLVDFSPVYRCHHIYSVLGARDTFEAYYRQQRKHQARLALQPQMNMHETSDGYRKYFAEIVGFFVVEDHILNTASGLVNQAYLDQVWENALLKITAALRTHTAYCTEASLMLEVKKLILLFSETLRSYGYHVDPVHNLLLEIQEHYNEILMKHCVQTFRSIFDDDSYHPIEVATEEEYQNVVAIFPFRDEALEQAPFPKKFPFSRFVPGIFDEVKGFIRECLKFSEDLNVSQTEVEDMVRKATNLLLTRTLGGCLSSLIKKPNVGLLQLIQITINTNYLEDASVYLEQFISSIFNRWCGDSHHVAKLQGRTMFKDARKDAEDQIYEQLKAKIGEFLELAHYDWLLVEPEGQASNYMMDLIAFLNNVFQAFTNLPDKVAQTACMTACQHLATSLLNILTSDDVKYISMGALQQFNLDVIQCEQFASSEPVKGFKEGVLQMFFVELRQLLDLFMAEDWSTYFHDHGKESSRYLRVNPSLALLLLEKVREADKKKNIFSSLKQKERDKKKLQETVLKQLRQLVA
- the LOC119461012 gene encoding exocyst complex component 6B isoform X1 produces the protein MLTTVGRRSCYQFVFQATVQSGLRGSRACLSMADDHILDSGTALLNKRIQHHIYEVEAVDGVVAISPVARAIYDGDEHEKFLEKLDARISDHDREIEKMCNFHYQGFIDCIRELLQVRSKAQKLKNEVTRTDQELQETAKRVLQRADELVKYGHIQSNIAWTIGSLSVCLPVLDVYAKLMEQMKERRYYPALKTIEQLEHTYLPRVSQHRFAQSMAVCIPRLRDRIKEASLSELKDFLENIRKHSGRIGEVALNQGCKQELDQDEDMSAQDLVDFSPVYRCHHIYSVLGARDTFEAYYRQQRKHQARLALQPQMNMHETSDGYRKYFAEIVGFFVVEDHILNTASGLVNQAYLDQVWENALLKITAALRTHTAYCTEASLMLEVKKLILLFSETLRSYGYHVDPVHNLLLEIQEHYNEILMKHCVQTFRSIFDDDSYHPIEVATEEEYQNVVAIFPFRDEALEQAPFPKKFPFSRFVPGIFDEVKGFIRECLKFSEDLNVSQTEVEDMVRKATNLLLTRTLGGCLSSLIKKPNVGLLQLIQITINTNYLEDASVYLEQFISSIFNRWCGDSHHVAKLQGRTMFKDARKDAEDQIYEQLKAKIGEFLELAHYDWLLVEPEGQASNYMMDLIAFLNNVFQAFTNLPDKVAQTACMTACQHLATSLLNILTSDDVKYISMGALQQFNLDVIQCEQFASSEPVKGFKEGVLQMFFVELRQLLDLFMAEDWSTYFHDHGKESSRYLRVNPSLALLLLEKVREADKKKNIFSSLKQKERDKKKLQETVLKQLRQLVA